In Deltaproteobacteria bacterium, the following proteins share a genomic window:
- a CDS encoding RNA-binding protein, whose translation MNKKLYIGNLSAKVTEDDLKANFSGAGTVLSVNIIKDRLSGLSKGFGFVEMESEEEAKQAIEKFNGGQLDGNTIVVSEARPKKDSDRGRARPHQSNSGGGFRGGRSG comes from the coding sequence ATGAACAAAAAACTATACATCGGAAATCTATCTGCCAAAGTGACAGAGGATGACCTGAAGGCGAATTTTTCCGGAGCCGGTACAGTTCTATCGGTAAATATCATTAAAGACAGGTTATCGGGACTATCCAAAGGCTTCGGATTTGTTGAGATGGAATCTGAAGAGGAAGCAAAACAAGCTATTGAAAAATTCAATGGCGGCCAGCTTGACGGAAACACAATTGTCGTCAGTGAGGCCAGACCGAAAAAGGATAGCGATAGAGGACGAGCAAGACCACACCAGTCCAACTCCGGCGGTGGATTCAGAGGTGGACGTAGTGGT